Proteins from one Carcharodon carcharias isolate sCarCar2 chromosome 37 unlocalized genomic scaffold, sCarCar2.pri SUPER_37_unloc_1, whole genome shotgun sequence genomic window:
- the LOC121274520 gene encoding uncharacterized protein LOC121274520 isoform X1 — protein MCNTMDQVLESGRIMIFKKSKDAVCDRIFFFFQQQIDVFRNVLPKRLVQLDSKVNFKSELDKYRNEDIFSVSRGIGLIRFERGGTDAMSPNITDCANIILEMVNNMTQDSKRLRTRPISIRRVSLRSCGKAQPPENAYCAKHAQCGTRKMNVGDRRLINTDSQRRCCGDGERVGAVKPMVQRFPHLRLRFPVSSPVCTEGLMR, from the exons ATGTGCAAtactatggaccaagtgctggaaagtgggagaaTCATGATATTTAAAAAAAGTAAAGATGCTGTATGTGAtcgtattttttttttctttcagcagCAAATTGATGTGTTCCGGAATGTGTTGCCTAAAAGACTGGTTCAATTAGATTCAAAAGTAAATTTTAAAAGCGAATTGGACAAATACAGAAATGAAGATATTTTCAGTGTAAGCAGAGGAATTGGACTGATTCGCTTCGAACGGGGTGGCACAGATGCTATGAGTCCAAATATCACAGACTGCGCTAATATTATTCTTGAAATGGTGAACAATATGACCCAAGATTCCAAGCGTCTGCGAACACGCCCTATCTCCATCAGAAGGGTCTCACTGCGCAGCTGCGGGAAGGCCCAGCCACCGGAAAACGCCTACTGCGCGAAGCATGCGCAGTGCGGCACCAGGAAAATGAATGTGGGTGATCGTCGCCTCATTAACACCGACTCTCAGCGCCGCTGCTGCGGGGACGGGGAGCGGGTCGGCGCCGTGAAGCCGATGGTGCAGCGCTTCCCCCATCTTCGCCTCCGCTTCCCGGTTTCTTCTCCAGTTTGCACCGAGGGTTTGATgcg atga
- the LOC121274532 gene encoding histone H2A-like, with protein MSGRGKTGGKARSKPKSRSSRAGLQFPVGRVHRHLRKGNYAERVGAGAPVYLAAVLEYLTAEILELAGNAARDNKKTRIIPRHLQLAVRNDEELNKLLGGVTIAQGGVLPNIQAVLLPKKTSAAAGSKTK; from the coding sequence ATGTCTGGAAGAGGAAAGACCGGTGGTAAAGCTCGATCCAAGCCCAAGTCCCGCTCCTCCCGGGCTGGACTGCAGTTCCCGGTGGGCCGTGTTCACAGGCACCTGAGAAAGGGCAACTATGCTGAGCGTGTGGGTGCCGGAGCCCCGGTCTATCTGGCTGCTGTGCTGGAGTATCTGACGGCTGAAATCCTCGAGCTGGCCGGTAACGCGGCCCGGGACAACAAGAAGACCCGCATCATCCCCAGACACCTGCAGCTGGCCGTTCGCAACGAcgaggagctcaacaagctgctgggagggGTGACCATCGCTCAGGGCGGGGTGCTGCCTAATATCCAGGCCgtgctgctgcccaagaaaaccAGCGCCGCTGCGGGCTCGAAGACCAAGTGA
- the LOC121274520 gene encoding uncharacterized protein LOC121274520 isoform X2, with translation MVELEFNKISGIKILMMTMKPLSIVQQIDVFRNVLPKRLVQLDSKVNFKSELDKYRNEDIFSVSRGIGLIRFERGGTDAMSPNITDCANIILEMVNNMTQDSKRLRTRPISIRRVSLRSCGKAQPPENAYCAKHAQCGTRKMNVGDRRLINTDSQRRCCGDGERVGAVKPMVQRFPHLRLRFPVSSPVCTEGLMR, from the exons atggtggaacttgaattcaataaaatatctggaattaaaattctaatgatgaccatgaagccattgtcgattgtt cagCAAATTGATGTGTTCCGGAATGTGTTGCCTAAAAGACTGGTTCAATTAGATTCAAAAGTAAATTTTAAAAGCGAATTGGACAAATACAGAAATGAAGATATTTTCAGTGTAAGCAGAGGAATTGGACTGATTCGCTTCGAACGGGGTGGCACAGATGCTATGAGTCCAAATATCACAGACTGCGCTAATATTATTCTTGAAATGGTGAACAATATGACCCAAGATTCCAAGCGTCTGCGAACACGCCCTATCTCCATCAGAAGGGTCTCACTGCGCAGCTGCGGGAAGGCCCAGCCACCGGAAAACGCCTACTGCGCGAAGCATGCGCAGTGCGGCACCAGGAAAATGAATGTGGGTGATCGTCGCCTCATTAACACCGACTCTCAGCGCCGCTGCTGCGGGGACGGGGAGCGGGTCGGCGCCGTGAAGCCGATGGTGCAGCGCTTCCCCCATCTTCGCCTCCGCTTCCCGGTTTCTTCTCCAGTTTGCACCGAGGGTTTGATgcg atga